In one Modestobacter sp. L9-4 genomic region, the following are encoded:
- a CDS encoding ring-opening amidohydrolase translates to MPAPIEVRKVPLHNVSDASELAALIDTGVMEADRVVAVIGKTEGNGGVNDYTRIIADRAFREVLLAKGSRSAEEVGQIPIVWSGGTDGVISPHATIFATLPEDSVEKTDEPRLTVGFAMSETLLPEDIGRLTMVEKVAEGVRRAMAEAGITDPADVHYVQTKTPLLTIETIRDAHARGQETYYDEPHGSMDLSNGTTALGIALALGEIEMPEQKQVMRDFSLFSAVASCSSGVELDRAQIIVVGNARGHGGAYRIGHSVMTDALDSDGIWTAIRNAGLDLPERPHTSDLGDRLVNVFLKCEADPTGYVRGRRNAMLDDSDVFWHRQIKATVGGVAAAVTGDPAVFVSVAAVHQGPSGGGPVAAIITA, encoded by the coding sequence CGCCGTCATCGGCAAGACCGAGGGCAACGGCGGCGTCAACGACTACACGCGGATCATCGCCGACCGCGCGTTCCGCGAGGTGCTGCTGGCCAAGGGCAGCCGCTCGGCCGAGGAGGTCGGCCAGATCCCGATCGTGTGGTCCGGTGGCACGGACGGCGTGATCAGCCCGCACGCCACGATCTTCGCCACCCTGCCCGAGGACTCGGTCGAGAAGACCGACGAGCCGCGGCTGACCGTGGGCTTCGCGATGAGCGAGACGCTGCTGCCCGAGGACATCGGCCGGCTCACCATGGTCGAGAAGGTCGCCGAGGGCGTGCGGCGGGCGATGGCCGAGGCCGGCATCACCGACCCGGCCGACGTCCACTACGTGCAGACCAAGACGCCGCTGCTGACCATCGAGACCATCCGGGACGCGCACGCCCGCGGCCAGGAGACCTACTACGACGAGCCGCACGGCTCGATGGACCTCTCCAACGGGACGACGGCACTGGGCATCGCCCTCGCCCTCGGGGAGATCGAGATGCCGGAGCAGAAGCAGGTGATGCGCGACTTCTCCCTCTTCAGCGCGGTCGCCTCCTGCTCCTCCGGCGTGGAGCTGGACCGGGCGCAGATCATCGTCGTCGGCAACGCCCGCGGGCACGGCGGCGCCTACCGGATCGGCCACTCGGTCATGACCGACGCGCTGGACTCCGACGGCATCTGGACCGCCATCCGCAACGCGGGGCTGGACCTGCCCGAGCGGCCGCACACCAGCGACCTGGGCGACCGGCTGGTCAACGTCTTCCTCAAGTGCGAGGCCGACCCGACCGGCTACGTGCGCGGCCGGCGCAACGCGATGCTGGACGACTCCGACGTCTTCTGGCACCGGCAGATCAAGGCCACCGTGGGCGGGGTGGCCGCGGCGGTCACCGGCGACCCGGCCGTGTTCGTGTCCGTGGCCGCGGTGCACCAGGGCCCCTCCGGTGGCGGCCCGGTCGCCGCGATCATCACGGCCTGA
- a CDS encoding uracil-xanthine permease family protein, which translates to MALGLGWKLYEGGKTPPVDGAVAPDERLSWPRTIGIGAQHVVSMFGATFVFPLIMGLDANLAIMMSGIATIIFLLVVQGRVPSYLGTSAAFVGGVVAIRASGGDSGDVLGAILVSGIVLALVGVLISALGPRMVNAVLPPAVTGAVVLIIGFNLAPVVANTYWPQDQWVGLATMAFVIVASLLLRGFWARISILLGLVFGYLLSALLDATAGPITSVLGGATEATTHDRLDLSGVGTADWIGLPTFTAPSFSVNFSLLVLPAVIALVAENAGHVKAVAAMTKRDLDPVMGRAVFADGLATVVATSVGGSPTTTYAENIGVMAATRIYSTAAYYVAAVVALLLGLCPKFGALVNAVPGGVLGGITVILYGMIGLLGVKIWKENRVDFANPINLVPLAAGIIIGIGNVQLVFSENYSLGGISLGSIVAVAGWHLARVLAPAEMRTALLAEAGPYGSSEPLADQFGRHGSPDPSSMDQVGRRGTTGEGTVGR; encoded by the coding sequence GTGGCGTTGGGACTGGGCTGGAAGCTCTACGAGGGCGGCAAGACCCCGCCGGTGGACGGGGCGGTCGCGCCGGACGAGCGGCTGTCGTGGCCGCGCACCATCGGCATCGGCGCCCAGCACGTCGTGTCGATGTTCGGCGCGACGTTCGTCTTCCCGCTGATCATGGGCCTGGACGCGAACCTGGCGATCATGATGAGCGGGATCGCCACGATCATCTTCCTGCTGGTCGTGCAGGGCAGGGTGCCCAGCTACCTGGGCACCAGCGCCGCCTTCGTCGGCGGCGTCGTGGCCATCCGGGCCAGCGGGGGCGACTCCGGCGACGTGCTGGGCGCGATCCTGGTCTCGGGCATCGTCCTGGCCCTGGTCGGCGTGCTGATCAGCGCGCTCGGGCCGCGGATGGTCAACGCCGTGCTCCCCCCGGCGGTCACCGGCGCCGTCGTCCTGATCATCGGCTTCAACCTCGCCCCGGTGGTGGCCAACACCTACTGGCCCCAGGACCAGTGGGTCGGTCTGGCCACGATGGCCTTCGTCATCGTCGCCTCGCTGCTGCTGCGCGGCTTCTGGGCCCGCATCTCGATCCTGCTCGGGCTGGTCTTCGGGTACCTGCTGTCCGCGCTGCTGGACGCCACGGCCGGGCCGATCACCTCGGTCCTCGGCGGTGCCACGGAGGCCACCACGCACGACCGGCTGGACCTCTCCGGGGTCGGCACCGCGGACTGGATCGGCCTGCCGACCTTCACCGCGCCCTCGTTCTCGGTGAACTTCAGCCTGCTGGTGCTGCCGGCCGTCATCGCCCTGGTCGCGGAGAACGCCGGCCACGTGAAGGCGGTCGCGGCGATGACCAAGCGGGACCTGGACCCGGTGATGGGCCGGGCGGTCTTCGCCGACGGTCTCGCCACCGTCGTCGCCACCTCGGTCGGCGGCTCCCCGACGACCACGTACGCGGAGAACATCGGCGTCATGGCCGCCACCCGGATCTACTCGACCGCGGCCTACTACGTCGCCGCCGTCGTCGCGCTGCTGCTCGGCCTGTGCCCGAAGTTCGGCGCCCTGGTCAACGCCGTGCCCGGCGGCGTCCTCGGCGGGATCACCGTGATCCTCTACGGGATGATCGGCCTGCTCGGCGTGAAGATCTGGAAGGAGAACCGGGTCGACTTCGCCAACCCGATCAACCTGGTGCCGCTGGCCGCCGGGATCATCATCGGCATCGGCAACGTCCAGCTGGTGTTCAGCGAGAACTACTCGCTCGGCGGCATCTCGCTCGGGTCGATCGTGGCGGTCGCCGGCTGGCACCTGGCCCGCGTCCTGGCCCCGGCCGAGATGCGCACCGCGCTGCTGGCCGAGGCCGGGCCCTACGGCAGCAGCGAGCCGCTGGCCGACCAGTTCGGCCGGCACGGAAGTCCCGACCCCTCCTCGATGGACCAGGTGGGCCGTCGGGGGACGACCGGAGAGGGCACGGTCGGCAGGTGA
- a CDS encoding xanthine dehydrogenase family protein subunit M, with translation MKPAPFSYADPRSLDEALAVLSEEGEGAKVLAGGQSLLPLLNMRLAAPTTLVDINRVPGLDRIEAGEDGVRVGALVRHAELLRSAEASAVQPLLARATANVAHPAIRNRGTTVGSIAHADPSGEMTAVLALTGGSVTVAMPDGSSSVDWAEFFLGPLETSVHGPAVVTSAFFPALAPRSGTAFAEVSRRKGDYAVCGAGVVVTLDEDRRVTSARAAYISVGLVPEVHDLTDAVAGRPVDTADWTAAGAMAQGLVDPDGDLHASADYRRLLVGALTARTLASAAAEALERSA, from the coding sequence GTGAAGCCGGCCCCCTTCAGCTACGCCGACCCGCGCAGCCTCGACGAGGCGCTCGCGGTCCTGTCGGAGGAGGGAGAGGGCGCCAAGGTGCTGGCCGGAGGCCAGTCGCTGCTGCCGCTGCTGAACATGCGGCTCGCCGCACCGACCACCCTGGTCGACATCAACCGGGTCCCCGGCCTCGACCGCATCGAGGCCGGGGAGGACGGGGTCCGGGTGGGCGCCCTGGTGCGGCACGCCGAGCTGCTCAGGTCGGCCGAGGCGAGCGCCGTCCAGCCGCTGCTGGCCCGGGCGACGGCCAACGTCGCGCACCCGGCCATCCGCAACCGCGGGACGACGGTCGGCTCCATCGCCCACGCCGACCCCTCCGGGGAGATGACCGCCGTGCTGGCGCTCACCGGCGGCTCGGTGACCGTGGCCATGCCCGACGGCTCGTCGTCGGTGGACTGGGCGGAGTTCTTCCTCGGCCCGCTGGAGACCTCGGTGCACGGCCCGGCCGTGGTCACCTCGGCCTTCTTCCCCGCGCTGGCGCCCCGGTCGGGCACCGCGTTCGCCGAGGTGTCCCGCCGCAAGGGCGACTACGCCGTCTGCGGGGCCGGCGTCGTGGTGACCCTGGACGAGGACCGGCGGGTGACCTCGGCCCGGGCCGCCTACATATCCGTCGGGCTGGTGCCCGAGGTGCACGACCTGACCGACGCCGTGGCCGGCCGACCGGTCGACACGGCCGACTGGACCGCCGCCGGCGCGATGGCCCAGGGGCTGGTCGACCCGGACGGCGACCTGCACGCCAGCGCCGACTACCGCCGGCTGCTGGTCGGCGCCCTCACCGCACGCACCCTGGCCTCGGCGGCGGCCGAGGCGCTGGAGCGGTCGGCGTGA
- a CDS encoding (2Fe-2S)-binding protein translates to MSTSTGRSTSTERTVTVTVNGVPQQVTVPVRRLLSDALRHDLGLTGTHSGCEHGVCGSCTVLVDGAPVRSCLVLAVQVDGAAVTTVEGLSRSDHQGGQVLHPVQEAFRECHALQCGYCTPGFLTTIAAGLDARDPAVPITEDEVDELVGGNLCRCTGYANIKKACRHAAEQMRTAAEATR, encoded by the coding sequence ATGAGCACCAGCACCGGACGGAGCACCAGCACCGAACGGACCGTCACGGTCACGGTGAACGGCGTCCCGCAGCAGGTCACCGTCCCGGTCCGGCGACTGCTGTCGGACGCCCTGCGCCACGACCTCGGCCTGACCGGCACCCACTCCGGCTGCGAGCACGGCGTCTGCGGCTCCTGCACCGTGCTGGTCGACGGCGCGCCGGTGCGGTCCTGCCTGGTGCTCGCCGTCCAGGTCGACGGCGCCGCGGTCACCACGGTCGAGGGGCTGAGCCGGTCCGACCACCAGGGCGGGCAGGTGCTCCACCCGGTCCAGGAGGCGTTCCGGGAGTGCCACGCCCTGCAGTGCGGCTACTGCACGCCGGGCTTCCTCACCACCATCGCCGCCGGCCTGGACGCCCGGGACCCCGCGGTCCCGATCACCGAGGACGAGGTCGACGAGCTGGTCGGCGGCAACCTCTGCCGCTGCACCGGCTACGCCAACATCAAGAAGGCCTGCCGGCACGCCGCCGAGCAGATGCGCACCGCCGCGGAGGCGACCCGGTGA
- the cutA gene encoding aerobic carbon-monoxide dehydrogenase large subunit — protein MTTKLFGEPVRRREDARLIVGQGRYLDDIGSGAYAAAFVRSPYAHARVVDIDVTAALEVDGLLAVYTYEDLTGPMAEPLPVLIPHPQLTHARTGYTLVRDVAHHVGEAVVMVVAVDRYVAEDAAALIEVTYEELPVVVGVDAAEAAVHAVHPDVPDNVAARHHQERGDVEAALAASVHTLSFTQYFERSASMPMEGKGVHARWDADDSALRVHSSTQASTSVRAAIAAKLELSLEKVEVIAPDVGGGFGVKIMHPWPEELLVPMAAIKLGHEVKWVEDRREHFISSAHERQQRQEVSVGYDDDGRITALDVLVWHDNGAYTNYGIIVPINTATQLCGPYDIPVYRARVNSVYTNTVLVTPYRGAGRPQGTFVMERTMDRIAQERGLDRLEVRRRNLIQNDQFPYDWGMTFQDGRPLVYDSGNYPGLVDKLEALVDWPGVEARRAEAATRGKLLGAGMAMYVEGTGPGPYEGAHVEVLGSGKVLVSTGLTSQGQGHETVFAQLAASELGVPLEDVEVTTGDTRRFGYAVGTFASRAAVVSGNAVALAAKGVREKALRIAAELLEADPGDLEIDEGLVQVKGTPGASIPLRTVAVLSNPLRYAFDEAARQATQFAGPGDDSKPPIAVGDSPGLEYTDYYSPLRSTFAAGAHAAVVEIDPATWEIDVVQYAVVHDCGNVVNPMIVEGQVQGGVAQGVGGALYERMAYDRDGQLQNASFMDFLMPYASEVPDVDIDHQETPSPLNPLGIKGAGEAGVIPGSAAIASAIEDAVGRRIAAMPISPTELYDLMRSDGEQVPRLPTATGVPA, from the coding sequence GTGACCACGAAGCTGTTCGGCGAGCCGGTCCGCCGGCGGGAGGACGCCCGGCTGATCGTGGGCCAGGGCCGCTACCTCGACGACATCGGCTCCGGCGCCTATGCCGCGGCCTTCGTCCGCAGCCCGTACGCCCACGCCCGGGTGGTCGACATCGACGTCACGGCGGCCCTCGAGGTGGACGGGCTGCTGGCGGTCTACACCTACGAGGACCTCACGGGCCCGATGGCCGAGCCGCTGCCGGTGCTCATCCCGCACCCGCAGCTCACCCACGCCCGCACCGGGTACACCCTCGTCCGCGACGTCGCCCACCACGTCGGCGAGGCCGTGGTCATGGTGGTGGCCGTCGACCGGTACGTCGCCGAGGACGCCGCTGCGCTGATCGAGGTCACGTACGAGGAGCTGCCCGTGGTGGTCGGCGTCGACGCCGCCGAGGCCGCGGTGCACGCCGTCCACCCCGACGTCCCGGACAACGTGGCCGCCCGGCACCACCAGGAACGCGGCGACGTCGAGGCCGCCCTGGCGGCGTCGGTGCACACGCTGAGCTTCACCCAGTACTTCGAGCGCAGCGCGTCCATGCCGATGGAGGGCAAGGGCGTGCACGCCCGCTGGGACGCCGACGACTCCGCGCTGCGGGTGCACTCCAGCACCCAGGCCTCCACCTCGGTGCGCGCGGCGATCGCGGCGAAGCTGGAGCTGTCGCTGGAGAAGGTCGAGGTCATCGCCCCCGACGTCGGCGGCGGGTTCGGCGTCAAGATCATGCACCCGTGGCCGGAGGAGCTGCTGGTGCCGATGGCGGCCATCAAGCTCGGTCACGAGGTGAAGTGGGTCGAGGACCGCCGCGAGCACTTCATCTCCAGCGCCCACGAGCGGCAGCAGCGCCAGGAGGTGTCCGTCGGCTACGACGACGACGGCCGCATCACCGCCCTCGACGTCCTGGTCTGGCACGACAACGGCGCGTACACGAACTACGGGATCATCGTCCCGATCAACACCGCGACCCAGCTGTGCGGGCCCTATGACATCCCGGTCTACCGGGCACGGGTCAACAGCGTCTACACGAACACCGTGCTGGTCACCCCGTACCGCGGGGCCGGGCGTCCGCAGGGCACCTTCGTCATGGAACGCACCATGGACCGGATCGCCCAGGAGCGCGGGCTCGACCGGCTGGAGGTGCGGCGGCGCAACCTGATCCAGAACGACCAGTTCCCCTACGACTGGGGCATGACCTTCCAGGACGGCCGGCCGCTGGTCTACGACTCCGGCAACTACCCCGGCCTGGTCGACAAGCTCGAGGCGCTGGTCGACTGGCCCGGCGTCGAGGCGCGGCGGGCCGAGGCCGCCACCCGGGGCAAGCTGCTGGGCGCCGGGATGGCGATGTACGTCGAGGGCACCGGCCCGGGGCCGTACGAGGGCGCGCACGTCGAGGTGCTCGGCAGCGGCAAGGTGCTGGTCTCCACCGGGCTGACGTCGCAGGGCCAGGGCCACGAGACGGTGTTCGCCCAGCTGGCGGCGTCCGAGCTCGGCGTGCCCCTGGAGGACGTCGAGGTGACCACCGGTGACACCCGGCGCTTCGGCTACGCGGTGGGCACGTTCGCCTCCCGGGCCGCGGTGGTCAGCGGCAACGCGGTCGCGCTGGCGGCCAAGGGGGTGCGGGAGAAGGCGCTGCGCATCGCCGCGGAGCTGCTGGAGGCCGACCCCGGCGACCTGGAGATCGACGAGGGCCTGGTCCAGGTCAAGGGGACGCCGGGCGCCTCGATCCCGCTGCGCACGGTCGCCGTGCTGTCCAACCCGCTGCGGTACGCCTTCGACGAGGCGGCCCGGCAGGCCACCCAGTTCGCCGGGCCGGGCGACGACTCCAAGCCGCCGATCGCGGTCGGGGACTCCCCCGGCCTGGAGTACACCGACTACTACTCCCCGCTGCGCTCGACGTTCGCCGCCGGCGCCCACGCGGCCGTCGTCGAGATCGACCCGGCGACCTGGGAGATCGACGTCGTGCAGTACGCCGTGGTGCACGACTGCGGCAACGTGGTCAACCCGATGATCGTCGAGGGCCAGGTGCAGGGCGGGGTGGCCCAGGGCGTGGGCGGGGCGCTGTACGAGCGGATGGCCTACGACCGCGACGGGCAGCTGCAGAACGCCTCGTTCATGGACTTCCTCATGCCCTACGCCAGCGAGGTCCCCGACGTGGACATCGACCACCAGGAGACGCCCTCACCGCTGAACCCGCTGGGGATCAAGGGCGCCGGCGAGGCCGGGGTGATCCCCGGCTCGGCCGCCATCGCCTCGGCCATCGAGGACGCCGTGGGCCGACGGATCGCCGCGATGCCGATCAGCCCCACCGAGCTCTACGACCTGATGCGCTCCGACGGCGAACAGGTGCCCCGCCTCCCCACTGCGACAGGAGTCCCCGCGTGA
- a CDS encoding carbon monoxide dehydrogenase subunit G, whose translation MNLDGSAVLSAPPEDVWSVITDPAVLARTIPGCLSLDQVGEDSYTMSVSAGVGAIRGTYAGEVRLADMNRPSSYVMHASGSGGPGSVRATVQIGLAPSGEGTELTWSADAVVGGAVAGVGQRMISGVAKRMAGQFFSAIDGELTNPGRSDDAEAPSAVASAAAVSSTGAEGQSASQAPSSPSAPPARRSPSARPVAASGGWVPGEARPLLVGVAGGGLLTLLGVWVGSRLGRGR comes from the coding sequence GTGAACCTCGACGGCAGTGCGGTGCTCAGTGCCCCACCCGAGGACGTGTGGTCGGTGATCACCGACCCGGCCGTGCTGGCCCGCACCATCCCCGGCTGCCTCTCCCTGGACCAGGTGGGCGAGGACAGCTACACGATGTCCGTCTCGGCCGGGGTGGGCGCCATCCGCGGCACCTACGCCGGTGAGGTCCGGCTCGCGGACATGAACCGGCCCTCCTCCTACGTCATGCACGCCAGCGGGTCCGGCGGCCCGGGATCGGTGCGGGCGACGGTGCAGATCGGGCTGGCCCCCTCCGGCGAGGGCACCGAGCTGACCTGGTCGGCGGACGCCGTCGTCGGCGGTGCGGTCGCCGGGGTCGGCCAGCGGATGATCTCCGGCGTCGCCAAGCGGATGGCCGGGCAGTTCTTCTCCGCGATCGACGGGGAGCTCACGAACCCGGGTCGGTCGGACGACGCCGAGGCACCGTCGGCGGTGGCGAGCGCAGCAGCGGTGTCCTCGACCGGCGCCGAGGGGCAGTCGGCCTCCCAGGCCCCGTCGTCCCCGTCCGCTCCCCCGGCCCGGCGGTCGCCGTCGGCCCGGCCGGTGGCGGCCTCGGGCGGGTGGGTGCCCGGCGAGGCACGGCCGCTGCTGGTCGGCGTGGCCGGCGGTGGCCTGCTGACCCTGCTCGGTGTCTGGGTCGGGTCCCGCCTCGGTCGCGGCCGCTGA
- a CDS encoding hydantoinase/oxoprolinase family protein — MGTPARARQIRIGIDTGGTFTDVVAVDEETGRTATTKTPSTPADPAEGFLTGVRKVLDLLGLDGSSVTAVSHGTTVATNQLLEGKLDRIGFITTEGYESVLEIARQSVPDGYGNSYFWVKPPRIVPADLVRTVRGRLDVSGAEVRPFSREDAVAAARFFRDAGITTIGVCFLHSYADDAHERAMLEVLREECPDAVVSISSEVLREYREYERSVTTLVDAAVKPRVGAYVRNIRHRLDELAPGVPFYVMKSNGGVLSAAEVVHQPITTMLSGPAAGALGAALIAGVAGFDRVLTCDGGGTSTDVTVVVDGQPTLTTEGSVGDYPSKIPMIDVVTVGAGGGSIAWLSPEGTLKVGPKSAGADPGPICYANGGEEPTVTDAHVVLGRIPPHLLGGEIPLSVDAARTGLEALGTTLGLTVEQAATGILEISAWNQANALRQVTVARGLDVRDFTLTTFGGSGSLLACRLMDVLGLPRTLVPPNPGNVSAFGLLTVDVRNDYVQTMVSRHTDLDLDRLRAGYVDLEAQAAAALEGEGFGPAAQRMQRNADLRYVGQAFEVRVPVPDGELDEEATEQTAQAFHAAHRQLYGYDFSDDPRQAVEWVNLRVTGIGPIRRPDVVELPAGDGGPDRAVTGRRRVFFDDWVDTPTYDRTALTPGDVVPGPAIVEEFGSTVPVHPGFSAAVDAHGNLLLTKEAQR, encoded by the coding sequence ATGGGGACACCAGCCCGCGCCCGCCAGATCCGCATCGGCATCGACACCGGCGGGACGTTCACCGACGTCGTCGCCGTGGACGAGGAGACCGGCCGCACGGCCACGACCAAGACGCCCTCGACCCCGGCCGACCCGGCCGAGGGGTTCCTCACCGGGGTCCGCAAGGTGCTGGACCTGTTGGGGCTGGACGGCTCGAGCGTCACCGCGGTGAGCCACGGGACGACGGTCGCGACCAACCAGCTGCTGGAGGGCAAGCTCGACCGGATCGGCTTCATCACCACCGAGGGCTACGAGTCGGTGCTGGAGATCGCCCGCCAGTCGGTGCCCGACGGCTACGGCAACAGCTACTTCTGGGTCAAGCCGCCGCGGATCGTGCCGGCGGACCTGGTGCGCACGGTGCGCGGCCGGCTCGACGTCTCCGGCGCCGAGGTGCGCCCGTTCTCCCGCGAGGACGCCGTCGCCGCCGCCCGGTTCTTCCGCGACGCCGGCATCACGACCATCGGCGTCTGCTTCCTGCACTCCTACGCCGACGACGCCCACGAGCGCGCCATGCTCGAGGTCCTGCGCGAGGAGTGCCCGGACGCGGTCGTGTCCATCTCCAGCGAGGTGCTGCGCGAGTACCGCGAGTACGAGCGCTCGGTGACCACGCTGGTCGACGCCGCGGTGAAGCCGCGGGTCGGCGCCTACGTGCGCAACATCCGGCACCGGCTCGACGAGCTCGCGCCGGGGGTGCCGTTCTACGTGATGAAGAGCAACGGGGGCGTGCTGTCGGCCGCCGAGGTGGTGCACCAGCCGATCACCACGATGCTGTCCGGGCCGGCCGCCGGGGCGCTGGGCGCGGCCCTGATCGCCGGGGTCGCCGGGTTCGACCGGGTGCTCACCTGCGACGGCGGGGGCACCTCCACCGACGTCACGGTGGTCGTCGACGGCCAGCCCACGCTCACCACCGAGGGCTCGGTCGGCGACTACCCCAGCAAGATCCCGATGATCGACGTCGTCACCGTCGGGGCCGGTGGCGGGTCGATCGCCTGGCTGTCGCCGGAGGGCACGCTCAAGGTCGGACCGAAGTCCGCGGGCGCCGACCCCGGCCCGATCTGCTACGCCAACGGGGGCGAGGAGCCCACCGTCACCGACGCCCACGTCGTCCTCGGCCGGATCCCGCCACACCTGCTCGGCGGGGAGATCCCGCTGTCGGTCGACGCCGCCCGCACCGGGCTCGAGGCGCTCGGCACCACGCTCGGGCTCACGGTCGAGCAGGCCGCGACCGGCATCCTGGAGATCTCGGCGTGGAACCAGGCCAACGCGCTGCGGCAGGTCACCGTGGCCCGGGGCCTCGACGTCCGCGACTTCACGCTCACCACGTTCGGCGGCTCGGGCTCGCTGCTGGCCTGCCGGCTGATGGACGTCCTGGGCCTGCCGCGCACGCTGGTCCCCCCGAACCCGGGCAACGTCAGCGCGTTCGGGCTGCTCACCGTCGACGTCCGCAACGACTACGTGCAGACGATGGTCTCCCGGCACACCGACCTGGACCTGGACCGGCTGCGGGCCGGCTACGTCGACCTCGAGGCCCAGGCGGCTGCGGCGCTCGAGGGCGAGGGCTTCGGCCCGGCCGCCCAGCGGATGCAGCGCAACGCCGACCTGCGCTACGTCGGTCAGGCGTTCGAGGTGCGGGTGCCGGTCCCCGACGGCGAGCTGGACGAGGAGGCGACGGAGCAGACGGCGCAGGCCTTCCACGCCGCGCACCGCCAGCTCTACGGCTACGACTTCTCCGACGACCCGCGCCAGGCGGTGGAGTGGGTGAACCTGCGGGTCACCGGCATCGGCCCGATCCGCCGCCCCGACGTCGTGGAGCTGCCCGCCGGGGACGGCGGTCCCGACCGCGCGGTCACCGGACGGCGCCGGGTCTTCTTCGACGACTGGGTCGACACCCCGACCTACGACCGGACGGCGCTGACCCCCGGCGACGTGGTCCCCGGCCCGGCGATCGTCGAGGAGTTCGGCTCGACCGTGCCGGTGCACCCCGGCTTCTCCGCCGCGGTCGACGCCCACGGCAACCTGCTGCTCACCAAGGAGGCCCAGCGATGA